A stretch of Chlamydiales bacterium DNA encodes these proteins:
- a CDS encoding ParA family protein, whose amino-acid sequence MKCIAISSFKGGTAKTSTALHLGAALAKYHKAKVLLVDFDAQANLTAGLGFDPDKLDSMASVLQGKKSAKQIICKTNIAKLDLVPADTFLERVEVYGDLASDRYSHERLKNILEPLKYDYIIVDTPPSLCWLTESALIAADHALICATPEFYSIKGLERLALFIKSIAERHPLSVLGVALSFWNPRGKSNQAFLEVIESTFPGKLLDSKIRRDITVSEAAIFGKPLFETAPTSRAAEDYIAFTKEILKRM is encoded by the coding sequence ATGAAATGTATTGCTATCAGCAGTTTTAAAGGCGGAACCGCAAAAACTTCTACCGCACTTCACCTAGGTGCAGCCCTTGCAAAGTATCATAAAGCAAAAGTTCTTCTTGTAGACTTTGATGCTCAAGCGAATCTAACTGCAGGCCTTGGATTTGATCCGGACAAGCTTGATAGTATGGCTTCTGTATTGCAAGGCAAAAAAAGCGCAAAACAGATCATTTGTAAAACTAATATCGCCAAGCTTGATCTTGTCCCTGCGGATACATTTTTAGAAAGAGTTGAAGTCTATGGCGACCTTGCCTCCGATCGCTATTCCCACGAAAGACTAAAAAACATTTTAGAGCCTTTAAAATATGACTACATCATTGTTGATACACCTCCCTCACTTTGCTGGCTTACAGAATCCGCTCTCATTGCAGCAGACCATGCTCTCATCTGTGCAACACCCGAATTTTACAGCATTAAAGGCCTTGAGCGCTTGGCTCTTTTTATTAAAAGCATAGCAGAGCGCCATCCTTTAAGCGTCCTGGGTGTTGCCCTCTCTTTTTGGAATCCACGAGGTAAAAGCAACCAAGCCTTTTTAGAAGTCATTGAAAGTACGTTTCCTGGAAAACTTTTAGATTCTAAAATTAGAAGGGATATCACAGTGTCTGAAGCCGCAATCTTTGGCAAACCTCTTTTTGAAACAGCACCAACAAGT
- the thrS gene encoding threonine--tRNA ligase, whose amino-acid sequence MLINVIDNKTSKTIQVEINNDSTAKDLAQKLNLTGPNQGLGISINGTTLDLSHSLHEGDLVTFWTFDDPIGKEMFWHTTAHVLAQAILRLFPNAKPTIGPPIEHGFYYDFADLWISDTDFERIEAEMEKIINENYVTKREVFASKEEALASFKNNKYKTELIEKFGNGELTGYRQGEFFDLCRGPHIPNLGKIKAFKVLKTSGAYWHGDSKNEMLTRIYGISFPDRKSLKEFLHQQEEAKKRDHKVLGPKLDLFSLKEEAPGMPFIHPKGMIIWNKLLEYWRECHKKAHYVEIKTPVMMTRELWEKSGHWYNYRQNMYTSSIEEREFAIKPMNCPGCMLYYKSVPHSYREFPLRIAEIGHVHRHEASGALSGLFRVRGFHQDDAHIFLTREQIGNEIQNILHLVDEIYTTFGLSYHLELSTRPEKNTIGSDEDWDAATSGLKQALESMKRPYRLNEGDGAFYGPKIDIHIKDAIGRTWQCGTIQLDFALPQKFDLEYVSNDGTRPRPVMLHRVIYGSIERFFGILIEHFAGRFPLWLNPRQVRILTVADRHVPFANEIAKKLHSAGILCEVDDTSESISKKVREAQVAQTSYMLTIGDKEVEHQNCSLRTRDNLVIGELNIDEFISTIEKEMHTKALLSPYTKEGSL is encoded by the coding sequence ATGTTAATTAATGTCATAGATAATAAAACTTCTAAAACCATACAAGTTGAAATCAATAATGATTCCACCGCAAAAGATTTAGCGCAAAAGCTCAATCTAACGGGGCCAAATCAAGGCCTTGGTATAAGCATCAACGGGACAACTCTTGACTTATCTCATTCTCTACATGAAGGCGATTTAGTTACTTTTTGGACCTTTGATGACCCTATTGGAAAAGAGATGTTTTGGCATACGACTGCTCACGTCTTAGCACAAGCCATATTGCGTCTTTTTCCCAACGCAAAACCTACAATTGGACCACCCATTGAACATGGATTTTACTATGATTTTGCTGATCTTTGGATTTCCGATACTGATTTTGAAAGAATCGAAGCTGAAATGGAAAAAATTATCAATGAAAACTATGTAACAAAAAGAGAAGTCTTTGCAAGTAAAGAAGAGGCTCTAGCCTCCTTTAAAAACAATAAGTATAAAACAGAGCTCATTGAAAAATTTGGAAATGGAGAGCTTACTGGCTATCGTCAGGGTGAGTTTTTTGATCTTTGTAGAGGTCCACACATTCCAAACCTTGGAAAAATTAAAGCTTTCAAGGTTTTAAAGACATCAGGTGCCTATTGGCATGGTGATTCTAAAAACGAGATGCTCACGCGTATTTATGGGATATCTTTTCCTGACAGAAAATCTTTAAAAGAGTTCTTACATCAGCAAGAAGAAGCAAAAAAGAGAGATCACAAAGTACTCGGACCAAAATTAGACCTGTTCTCACTCAAAGAAGAAGCTCCTGGTATGCCCTTCATCCATCCAAAAGGCATGATCATTTGGAATAAACTCCTTGAATACTGGAGAGAGTGTCACAAAAAAGCACATTATGTAGAAATTAAAACACCTGTCATGATGACTAGAGAGCTTTGGGAAAAATCTGGCCATTGGTACAACTACCGCCAAAATATGTATACTTCCTCTATCGAGGAGCGTGAATTTGCCATAAAGCCCATGAATTGCCCAGGATGCATGCTTTACTACAAATCTGTTCCTCATAGCTACAGGGAATTTCCTTTACGTATTGCCGAAATCGGCCATGTTCATCGTCACGAAGCATCTGGTGCGCTCTCTGGCCTATTTCGAGTACGTGGATTTCACCAAGATGATGCTCATATCTTTTTAACAAGAGAACAAATTGGTAATGAAATTCAAAACATCTTACACCTCGTAGATGAAATCTATACAACTTTTGGTCTTTCCTACCATTTGGAACTCTCTACTCGTCCAGAAAAAAATACAATTGGTAGTGATGAAGATTGGGATGCTGCAACAAGTGGTCTAAAACAAGCTCTGGAATCTATGAAAAGGCCTTACCGCCTCAATGAGGGAGATGGCGCTTTCTATGGCCCCAAAATAGACATTCACATTAAAGACGCAATTGGGCGTACCTGGCAATGTGGAACCATTCAACTAGACTTTGCACTTCCTCAAAAATTCGATCTAGAGTATGTAAGTAATGATGGAACAAGGCCCAGACCTGTTATGCTACACAGAGTGATCTACGGATCTATCGAGCGCTTCTTTGGCATACTCATAGAACACTTTGCAGGAAGGTTTCCTCTTTGGTTGAATCCAAGACAAGTTCGCATACTAACAGTTGCCGATAGACACGTTCCATTTGCAAATGAAATTGCAAAAAAACTTCATTCTGCAGGCATTCTTTGCGAAGTAGATGACACGTCCGAATCTATCAGTAAAAAAGTGAGAGAAGCACAAGTGGCGCAAACAAGTTATATGCTTACAATTGGAGACAAGGAAGTTGAACATCAAAATTGCTCTCTTCGTACCCGCGATAACCTTGTTATAGGGGAATTGAATATCGACGAGTTTATCTCAACAATTGAAAAAGAAATGCATACAAAAGCACTTCTCTCTCCTTATACCAAGGAAGGCTCCCTATGA